A genomic region of Candidatus Marimicrobium litorale contains the following coding sequences:
- the purB gene encoding adenylosuccinate lyase, which produces MDLSTLTAVSPVDGRYGGKTAELREFFSEFGLIKRRVLVEVRWLRHLAALPDITEVPPFSDAAEQQLESMALSFSLDDALRIKEIEQTTNHDVKAVEYFIKERFGGNEELQAIGEFVHFACTSEDINNLSHALMLQDGVTQVILPAMQGLCNDLRALAISTAESPMVSRTHGQTASPTTMGKEIANVVARLERQLNHLTTVEYLGKINGAVGNYNAHMSAYPEVDWQAGAQQFVEGLGLTFNPYTTQIEPHDYIAELFDAIARFNTIIIDFNRDIWAYISLGYFRQQTVEGEIGSSTMPHKVNPIDFENSEGNLGLANAILVHLGAKLPVSRWQRDLTDSTVLRNMGVGLGYSLIAYQSTAKGIAKLRLDEDCLSQDLENSWEVLAEPIQTVMRRYGIEKPYEKLKELTRGQDMSKQTIQQFVHALDLPEAAKDELLALTPHNYIGNAIAQAKAIDL; this is translated from the coding sequence ATGGATCTCTCGACACTGACAGCGGTCTCCCCTGTCGATGGCCGCTATGGGGGTAAAACCGCTGAACTAAGGGAATTCTTCAGTGAGTTCGGCCTGATCAAGCGGCGCGTGCTGGTCGAAGTGCGCTGGCTGCGACACCTGGCCGCGCTACCTGACATCACTGAAGTACCGCCTTTTTCTGATGCCGCAGAGCAACAACTCGAGAGCATGGCCCTGTCATTCAGTCTCGATGATGCGCTTCGCATCAAGGAAATCGAGCAAACTACCAATCATGATGTGAAGGCTGTCGAATACTTTATCAAGGAACGGTTCGGTGGTAATGAAGAGTTACAGGCCATTGGCGAATTTGTGCATTTTGCCTGCACCTCGGAAGATATCAACAACCTGTCCCATGCGCTGATGCTGCAGGACGGTGTTACTCAAGTGATTTTGCCCGCTATGCAGGGCTTGTGTAACGATTTGCGAGCCCTCGCGATCAGCACGGCTGAGTCGCCCATGGTATCGCGCACCCACGGGCAAACGGCAAGCCCCACCACCATGGGCAAAGAAATAGCGAACGTCGTAGCACGTCTGGAGCGTCAGCTTAACCACCTGACGACTGTCGAATACCTGGGCAAGATCAACGGCGCCGTGGGAAACTACAATGCTCATATGAGCGCCTACCCCGAGGTGGACTGGCAGGCCGGAGCGCAGCAATTTGTGGAGGGGCTGGGCCTCACTTTTAATCCCTATACCACTCAGATTGAACCCCACGACTACATTGCCGAGTTGTTTGATGCCATTGCTCGCTTCAACACGATTATTATCGATTTTAATCGTGACATCTGGGCTTATATTTCCCTCGGTTATTTTCGCCAGCAAACTGTCGAAGGCGAGATCGGCTCCTCCACCATGCCGCACAAGGTTAATCCTATCGACTTCGAGAACTCGGAGGGCAACCTGGGACTGGCTAACGCGATCCTCGTTCACCTCGGTGCCAAACTACCCGTAAGCCGCTGGCAGCGGGATCTCACCGACAGCACAGTCCTGCGCAATATGGGTGTCGGTCTGGGCTACAGCTTGATCGCCTATCAGTCCACTGCCAAGGGAATTGCTAAATTGCGGCTGGATGAAGACTGCCTATCGCAAGACCTCGAAAACAGCTGGGAAGTATTGGCCGAGCCAATCCAAACCGTCATGCGTCGCTACGGCATTGAAAAGCCTTACGAAAAGCTCAAGGAACTCACTCGAGGGCAAGACATGAGCAAGCAAACGATCCAGCAATTTGTTCACGCACTGGATCTGCCCGAAGCCGCAAAAGACGAGTTACTCGCCCTGACACCCCACAATTATATTGGCAACGCAATCGCCCAAGCCAAAGCCATCGATTTATAA
- the clpS gene encoding ATP-dependent Clp protease adapter ClpS: MSSEGQESDSAGGLALEESKPELKKPPLFKVVLLNDDYTPMEFVVEVLEVFFRMNREQATHVMLTVHTQGKGVCGIFTRDIAETKAAQVNQYAREQEHPLLCEIEAMEG, translated from the coding sequence ATGAGTAGTGAAGGGCAGGAGAGTGATTCTGCCGGTGGTCTTGCGCTTGAAGAGTCAAAACCGGAATTAAAAAAGCCGCCTTTGTTTAAGGTCGTGCTATTGAATGATGATTACACACCCATGGAATTTGTGGTCGAGGTGCTTGAAGTTTTTTTCCGAATGAATCGGGAACAGGCAACGCACGTTATGTTGACTGTCCACACGCAGGGTAAGGGCGTCTGCGGTATCTTTACCCGGGACATTGCTGAGACAAAGGCTGCTCAGGTAAATCAATATGCTCGTGAGCAAGAACATCCGCTATTGTGCGAAATAGAGGCTATGGAGGGGTAA
- the hflD gene encoding high frequency lysogenization protein HflD — protein sequence MDKNVLSQLQQQAVALAGVAQAARLVDQISKTGSYPPDFVEASVHSLFVFEPDSAEDLYNGISGVKLGLHNLCSLLADKHATENQNLTRYVFSLLYLERKFSANQEMMSVVRARLEHTSFRAEHFSSHVNELCQSVSGIYQDTLSKQRFRIKVTGSPQHLQDDRNADIIRALLLSGIRAAFLWRQLGGRRWSLLLRRRKLLQASQSLSRGLGVV from the coding sequence ATGGATAAAAACGTTCTCTCACAACTGCAACAGCAGGCCGTCGCACTTGCCGGTGTGGCACAGGCAGCGCGACTGGTAGACCAGATATCCAAAACGGGAAGTTACCCCCCCGATTTTGTAGAGGCCTCGGTGCACAGCCTGTTTGTATTTGAACCCGACAGCGCAGAGGATTTGTACAACGGCATAAGCGGTGTCAAGCTAGGACTGCATAATCTATGCTCCTTGCTCGCCGACAAGCACGCCACAGAAAACCAAAATCTAACGCGCTATGTGTTCAGTCTGCTATACCTCGAACGTAAATTTTCCGCGAATCAGGAAATGATGTCAGTCGTAAGAGCTCGGCTGGAGCACACCAGCTTCCGGGCTGAACATTTCTCCAGTCATGTAAATGAACTCTGCCAAAGCGTTTCAGGCATTTATCAGGATACTCTAAGCAAGCAACGCTTTCGCATAAAGGTGACCGGAAGTCCGCAACACCTTCAGGACGACCGTAACGCGGATATCATTCGCGCCCTGCTGCTATCGGGCATAAGAGCTGCTTTCCTCTGGCGCCAGCTGGGCGGGCGCCGCTGGTCATTACTGCTGCGACGCAGGAAGCTTCTGCAAGCGTCCCAAAGCCTGTCACGCGGACTGGGCGTGGTGTAA
- a CDS encoding NUDIX hydrolase: MENWAVHATVACVVERDGCYLMVEERDKATGEMVFNQPAGHLEDGESLIEAVHRETLEETGWRIQLRGVIGLSLYRVPTRGNTYFRTTFLADALDRVTGATIDPDIHAVHWLSYEEIRNYSDKLRSPVVLEVIERHRGGLCYPLDLIQNR; this comes from the coding sequence GTGGAGAACTGGGCTGTACATGCCACGGTGGCGTGCGTCGTAGAGCGAGATGGCTGTTACCTGATGGTCGAGGAGCGCGACAAAGCCACCGGGGAGATGGTATTCAACCAGCCTGCGGGACATCTCGAGGATGGCGAATCCCTTATCGAGGCGGTCCACCGCGAGACGCTGGAGGAAACCGGTTGGCGAATACAACTGCGGGGGGTTATCGGCCTGAGCCTCTATCGCGTGCCAACACGGGGCAATACGTATTTTCGCACGACCTTTCTCGCCGATGCACTCGATCGGGTCACGGGAGCAACGATAGATCCAGACATCCACGCGGTGCACTGGCTTTCCTATGAGGAAATTCGCAACTACTCTGATAAACTGCGTAGCCCAGTCGTACTTGAGGTCATTGAGCGCCACCGCGGCGGTCTCTGCTACCCCCTGGACCTGATACAAAATCGATGA
- the clpA gene encoding ATP-dependent Clp protease ATP-binding subunit ClpA — MLSKDLEYTLNEAFRGARAKRHEFMTVEHLLLALLENNDAIQVLKACGADIGSLRGDLVEFVDATTPLIPEDEDERDTQPTLGFQRVLQRAVFHVQSSGKSEVTGANVLVAIFSEQESQAVFFLKAQNVARLDVVNFMTHGISKVGGEGESAEPSQQMGEEGGAAEGEGNPLDSFATNLNLEAQEGHIDPLIGRVDEVERVAQILARRRKNNPLLVGESGVGKTAIVEGLAKKIVEGDVPEILQDAVVFSLDLGALLAGTKYRGDFEKRFKGLLSELKNRDNAILFIDEIHTIIGAGAASGGVMDASNLLKPLLTTGKLRCIGSTTFTEYRGIFDKDKALSRRFQKIDVMEPSADDAYKILKGLKSRFEEHHGLRYTDRALRVATDLSDRYIADRLLPDKAIDVIDEAGAYQQLLSPSKRKKVIGVGDIEAVVAKIARIPPKSVSSDDKETLQKLEQNLQMVVFGQEQAISSLTTSIKLARAGLRGGDKPIGSFLLAGPTGVGKTEVTRQLALQLGLELIRFDMSEYMERHTVSRLIGAPPGYVGFDQGGLLTDAVTQHPHAVVLLDEIEKAHPDVFNLLLQVMDHGTLTDNNGRQADFRHVILIMTTNAGAESISRRSIGFTSQDHSSDAMEAINKMFTPEFRNRLDSVVQFQALPEDVILTVVDKFLTELQAQLDEKRVTLDVDEDARRWLVEKGYDIHMGARPMERVIQEHIKKPLAELVLFGSLARSGGVAKVRLNLAQDELEVTTEEEKEVELQGE, encoded by the coding sequence ATGCTGAGTAAAGATCTGGAATACACGCTCAACGAGGCCTTCAGAGGTGCGCGGGCGAAACGCCATGAGTTCATGACGGTCGAGCACCTGCTGCTCGCGTTGCTGGAAAATAACGACGCCATCCAGGTGCTGAAGGCATGTGGCGCCGACATCGGGAGCCTGCGAGGTGATCTTGTGGAGTTTGTTGATGCGACAACGCCTCTCATTCCCGAGGACGAAGACGAGCGCGATACCCAGCCTACACTCGGGTTTCAACGGGTTCTGCAGCGAGCTGTGTTTCATGTGCAGTCATCCGGGAAAAGCGAGGTAACAGGCGCCAACGTTTTAGTTGCTATTTTCAGTGAACAGGAAAGTCAGGCGGTATTTTTCCTCAAAGCGCAGAATGTTGCCCGCTTGGATGTCGTCAACTTCATGACGCACGGCATTTCAAAAGTCGGGGGCGAGGGTGAGTCAGCAGAGCCCAGCCAGCAAATGGGTGAGGAGGGTGGCGCTGCTGAAGGCGAGGGAAACCCGCTGGATAGTTTTGCGACAAACCTTAACCTGGAGGCGCAGGAGGGGCACATTGATCCCCTGATTGGCCGTGTTGACGAGGTTGAGCGTGTGGCTCAGATATTGGCACGACGACGTAAGAACAATCCATTACTGGTTGGTGAATCAGGTGTAGGCAAGACCGCGATAGTGGAGGGACTGGCTAAAAAGATCGTCGAGGGCGATGTGCCTGAGATATTGCAGGACGCAGTCGTATTTTCGCTCGATCTCGGTGCGCTGCTTGCAGGCACCAAGTACCGGGGTGATTTTGAAAAACGTTTCAAAGGGCTTCTTTCTGAACTCAAAAATCGTGATAACGCCATCTTGTTTATCGATGAAATCCACACGATCATTGGTGCTGGGGCCGCATCCGGCGGTGTCATGGACGCAAGTAACCTGCTTAAGCCCTTGCTGACAACGGGTAAATTACGTTGTATCGGCTCGACTACCTTTACCGAATACCGCGGGATTTTTGATAAAGACAAGGCGCTTAGCCGGCGTTTTCAGAAAATTGACGTGATGGAGCCCAGCGCAGACGACGCTTACAAGATTCTTAAAGGACTTAAGTCGCGTTTTGAAGAGCATCACGGGCTGCGCTACACCGACAGAGCCTTGCGGGTAGCAACTGATCTATCTGATCGTTATATCGCTGATCGTTTGTTGCCTGACAAGGCTATCGATGTGATCGACGAGGCGGGGGCTTATCAACAGCTGCTGTCTCCGTCGAAGCGAAAAAAAGTGATTGGCGTTGGCGATATCGAGGCGGTAGTTGCCAAGATTGCTCGCATACCGCCAAAGTCGGTCAGCTCAGACGACAAGGAAACGCTACAAAAACTCGAGCAGAATCTGCAAATGGTCGTTTTTGGCCAGGAGCAGGCGATAAGCAGTCTTACCACGTCTATCAAGCTAGCAAGGGCGGGCCTGCGCGGCGGTGATAAACCCATTGGTTCTTTCCTGCTCGCTGGACCCACCGGCGTGGGAAAAACAGAGGTGACCCGACAGTTAGCGCTGCAACTGGGGTTGGAGCTGATCCGCTTTGATATGTCCGAATATATGGAGCGCCATACCGTATCGCGATTGATCGGGGCCCCCCCCGGTTATGTGGGTTTTGATCAGGGAGGGTTGCTGACCGATGCGGTGACTCAACATCCGCATGCAGTGGTGCTGCTCGACGAGATCGAAAAAGCGCACCCTGATGTTTTTAATCTGCTACTGCAGGTAATGGATCACGGGACACTGACAGACAACAACGGCCGGCAGGCTGATTTTCGACACGTTATCCTGATAATGACAACCAATGCGGGAGCGGAAAGTATAAGCCGCCGGTCTATCGGTTTTACGTCGCAGGACCACAGCAGCGATGCGATGGAGGCGATTAACAAAATGTTCACGCCAGAGTTCAGGAATCGTCTTGATTCTGTGGTGCAGTTCCAGGCGTTGCCAGAGGATGTCATCCTTACCGTTGTCGACAAATTTCTAACCGAGTTGCAAGCTCAGCTGGATGAGAAACGCGTTACTCTCGATGTAGATGAAGACGCGCGCCGGTGGCTGGTAGAGAAGGGTTACGATATTCATATGGGAGCGCGCCCCATGGAGCGTGTGATACAGGAGCACATCAAGAAGCCATTGGCCGAGCTTGTATTATTTGGTTCGCTGGCCCGCTCAGGTGGTGTCGCCAAGGTGCGGCTCAACCTGGCGCAGGACGAACTTGAGGTAACGACAGAAGAGGAAAAAGAAGTCGAGCTGCAGGGGGAGTAA
- the icd gene encoding NADP-dependent isocitrate dehydrogenase — translation MGYKHIQVPSQGDKITVNEDNSLNVPDNPIIPYIEGDGIGVDISPVMIDVVDAAIERAYGGEKKISWMEIYTGEKAAEMYDGDWFPEETLDAIKEYLVAIKGPLTTPVGGGFRSLNVALRQELDLYTCLRPVRWFEGVPSPVKNPGDCNMVIFRENSEDIYAGIEYQAGTPEAKKVVDFLINEMGATKIRFPQEVGIGVKPVSEEGTKRLVRKAIQYAIDQDLPSVTLVHKGNIMKFTEGAFRDWGYELAQQEFGGELLDGGPWVSVKNPHSGNEIVIKDVIADAMLQQILTRPREYSVVATLNLNGDYLSDALAAQVGGIGIAPGANLSDTIALFEATHGTAPKYAGQDKVNPGSLILSAEMMLRHLGWGEAADLIIDGVNGAIQQGTVTYDFERLMDDATLLSCSEFGKAIIKSM, via the coding sequence ATGGGTTACAAACATATTCAGGTTCCTTCACAAGGTGACAAAATCACCGTCAATGAAGATAACAGCCTGAACGTCCCGGACAACCCCATCATTCCCTATATTGAGGGCGACGGCATTGGTGTAGACATATCCCCCGTTATGATAGACGTTGTCGATGCAGCAATCGAGAGGGCCTACGGCGGGGAAAAGAAAATCTCCTGGATGGAAATTTATACCGGTGAGAAGGCCGCTGAAATGTACGATGGCGACTGGTTCCCCGAGGAGACCCTTGATGCGATTAAAGAGTATCTGGTTGCAATAAAGGGGCCGCTTACCACTCCGGTTGGCGGAGGATTTCGCTCATTGAACGTGGCCCTGCGCCAGGAGCTGGATCTGTATACCTGCCTACGGCCTGTGCGCTGGTTCGAGGGTGTCCCCTCGCCTGTAAAGAATCCGGGTGACTGCAATATGGTCATTTTCCGTGAGAACTCAGAAGACATCTATGCTGGTATCGAGTACCAGGCGGGCACGCCCGAAGCTAAAAAGGTAGTCGATTTTCTTATCAATGAAATGGGTGCGACCAAGATTCGCTTCCCGCAGGAAGTGGGCATAGGGGTCAAGCCCGTATCGGAGGAGGGCACCAAGCGCCTCGTACGCAAGGCTATCCAATACGCTATTGATCAGGACTTGCCGTCAGTAACGCTGGTGCACAAAGGCAATATCATGAAGTTTACCGAAGGCGCCTTTCGCGATTGGGGTTACGAACTTGCCCAGCAGGAATTCGGTGGTGAATTGCTTGATGGCGGACCCTGGGTATCAGTTAAAAACCCCCACTCCGGCAACGAAATAGTGATTAAGGATGTCATCGCCGATGCGATGTTGCAGCAGATCCTCACTCGCCCGCGCGAATACAGCGTGGTCGCTACGCTCAACCTCAACGGTGATTATTTGTCTGATGCGCTGGCAGCCCAGGTCGGCGGTATCGGCATTGCACCGGGAGCGAATCTGTCCGATACCATCGCGCTGTTTGAGGCGACACATGGCACAGCACCGAAGTACGCCGGGCAGGATAAGGTAAACCCCGGTTCCCTCATTCTGTCTGCAGAGATGATGCTGCGGCACCTTGGATGGGGCGAAGCGGCTGACCTGATCATCGACGGGGTCAACGGCGCTATTCAGCAAGGAACAGTAACCTATGATTTCGAGCGCCTTATGGACGATGCGACGTTATTGAGTTGCTCGGAGTTCGGCAAAGCGATCATCAAATCCATGTAG
- a CDS encoding cupin domain-containing protein: protein MSPRWQLNLDRASFLEQYWQRRPLLVRGAIEGFVPPIDANELAGLAMEEEVEARIIEQHNGRWQLEHGPFADNAYQRSAPWTLLVQSVDHYIPDVEGLRRMVDFIPQWRADDVMVSYAADGGSVGPHYDNYDVFLLQGEGERLWQLGQNCDESSRLLPHDELRILEKFTVKQEFLLQCGDMLYVPPGLAHWGVARGECTTFSLGFRAPRILDMVSRWADQLVESIEGAEFYQDPERDTSIRPGEISAKDVHQVRETMRKALESVKDEHWFGELVTEPRSEPPPLDGDARAYWASGFSQVELLGAARLAWQHQPNNAVQVYANGVSRTFAASVIPILEQLCGNGSFRIEQSKNNKAPNDRSALFEFLLETGVIHVQ from the coding sequence ATGAGTCCCCGTTGGCAGCTCAATCTCGACCGGGCGTCTTTTCTTGAGCAGTACTGGCAGCGCAGGCCTCTGCTGGTCAGGGGGGCTATTGAGGGGTTTGTGCCGCCCATTGATGCCAATGAACTCGCCGGCCTTGCTATGGAAGAGGAGGTGGAGGCGCGGATTATCGAACAACACAACGGGCGCTGGCAGCTGGAGCACGGCCCGTTTGCCGATAACGCCTACCAGCGGTCTGCTCCATGGACACTGCTGGTGCAATCCGTCGACCATTATATTCCCGACGTCGAGGGTCTGCGGAGGATGGTTGATTTCATCCCTCAATGGCGTGCAGACGACGTGATGGTGAGTTACGCAGCAGACGGGGGCAGCGTCGGACCTCACTATGACAATTATGATGTGTTTTTGCTGCAGGGCGAAGGCGAGCGCCTGTGGCAGCTGGGCCAAAACTGTGATGAGTCCAGCCGTCTGCTGCCCCATGATGAGCTGCGTATTCTGGAGAAATTTACAGTTAAGCAAGAATTTCTTTTGCAGTGCGGCGATATGCTCTACGTACCCCCAGGTCTCGCTCATTGGGGCGTAGCTCGGGGAGAATGCACGACTTTTTCACTGGGTTTCCGTGCTCCACGAATCCTAGATATGGTGTCACGATGGGCTGACCAGCTGGTCGAATCTATTGAGGGCGCCGAGTTTTATCAAGACCCGGAACGAGATACCTCAATCCGTCCTGGGGAGATTTCTGCCAAGGACGTGCACCAGGTTCGGGAAACCATGCGCAAAGCTTTGGAATCGGTGAAAGATGAGCATTGGTTTGGCGAGCTGGTTACTGAGCCCCGCAGCGAACCCCCTCCGCTGGATGGCGACGCGAGAGCGTATTGGGCCAGCGGTTTTTCTCAGGTCGAGTTGTTGGGCGCCGCACGTCTGGCTTGGCAACATCAGCCGAACAATGCTGTACAGGTCTATGCCAATGGTGTTAGCCGAACGTTCGCAGCCTCAGTTATTCCCATTCTTGAACAACTATGCGGTAACGGCTCGTTCCGGATCGAACAATCAAAGAACAATAAAGCACCAAATGATAGATCGGCGCTGTTTGAATTTCTGCTAGAAACCGGTGTGATCCATGTCCAATGA
- the mnmA gene encoding tRNA 2-thiouridine(34) synthase MnmA, producing the protein MSLNSASKVIVGMSGGVDSSVTALLLKEQGYTVEGLFMKNWEEDDGTEYCSAKEDFADARAVADALDIPLHGANFAAEYWDDVFAHFLAEYEAGRTPNPDILCNREIKFRAFLEYALHLGADHIATGHYVRRGESGQRTTLLKGLDRNKDQSYFLHAVGCRELGMTLFPLGETDKSDVRALAEKNALTTAKKKDSTGICFIGERRFSDFLKQYLPARPGQIHSLNGERLGTHQGLMYHTIGQRQGLRIGGRSNHAEAPWYVVEKNLEDNVLRVAQGNDHPALFKSGLRVSEIFWVAGEPPALPMKCAAKVRYRQPDQDCLLQALKHGGYRVTFSAPQRAITPGQSVVFYQGDLCLGGGVIEHTET; encoded by the coding sequence ATGAGCCTGAATAGCGCGAGTAAAGTCATAGTTGGTATGTCCGGTGGCGTTGATTCCTCCGTTACTGCGCTTTTGTTGAAAGAGCAAGGCTATACGGTGGAGGGCCTCTTCATGAAAAATTGGGAAGAGGATGATGGGACTGAATACTGCAGCGCCAAGGAGGATTTTGCTGATGCGCGCGCAGTCGCTGACGCACTGGATATTCCCTTGCACGGTGCGAACTTCGCCGCTGAGTATTGGGATGACGTGTTCGCGCACTTCCTGGCGGAGTATGAGGCCGGTCGGACGCCCAATCCGGATATACTGTGTAACCGTGAAATCAAGTTCCGCGCGTTTTTGGAGTACGCCTTGCACCTGGGAGCTGATCACATAGCCACAGGACACTATGTGCGACGCGGAGAATCCGGGCAACGCACCACTCTGCTCAAAGGTTTGGATCGGAATAAAGATCAAAGTTATTTTTTGCATGCAGTCGGCTGTCGTGAGCTGGGCATGACGCTATTTCCTTTGGGCGAAACAGACAAGTCGGACGTGCGTGCTCTCGCTGAAAAAAACGCGTTAACGACAGCGAAGAAAAAAGATTCCACCGGCATATGCTTTATTGGCGAGCGCCGCTTTAGCGACTTTTTAAAGCAGTATTTACCCGCACGGCCCGGTCAGATTCACAGCCTCAACGGTGAGCGCCTGGGCACCCACCAGGGGCTTATGTACCACACCATAGGCCAGCGTCAGGGCCTGCGCATCGGCGGGCGAAGCAACCATGCCGAGGCCCCTTGGTACGTGGTGGAAAAAAATCTGGAAGACAATGTGTTGCGTGTGGCTCAGGGCAATGACCATCCCGCCCTGTTTAAATCAGGGCTCCGAGTAAGCGAGATATTCTGGGTAGCCGGTGAACCACCGGCCCTGCCAATGAAGTGCGCTGCGAAGGTACGCTACCGACAGCCCGATCAGGACTGCTTGCTGCAGGCACTCAAGCACGGCGGGTACCGCGTGACATTTAGCGCACCGCAGAGGGCTATTACGCCCGGCCAGTCCGTGGTCTTCTACCAGGGTGACCTGTGTCTCGGCGGAGGGGTCATAGAACACACCGAAACCTAG
- a CDS encoding pseudouridine synthase gives MSAILLFNKPFQVLSQFTDDAGRKTLSDYLKAPGFRPAGRLDYDSEGLLLLTADGILQQQITSPEHTLWKTYYVQVEGEPDQRALEQLTRGVTLKDGLTRPARVSRIATPDLWLRDPPIRVRKTVPDSWLQISIHEGRNRQVRRMTAAVGHPTLRLVRVSIGQWTVDGLPPGHFSELEARLPVKNRRGRR, from the coding sequence ATGTCAGCTATCTTGTTGTTCAACAAGCCTTTTCAGGTGCTCAGTCAGTTCACGGATGACGCTGGCAGAAAGACCCTTTCGGACTACCTGAAAGCGCCCGGTTTCAGGCCAGCAGGTCGCCTCGATTACGATTCAGAAGGACTGCTGTTACTCACCGCCGACGGGATCTTACAGCAGCAGATCACCAGCCCGGAGCATACATTGTGGAAGACCTATTATGTACAGGTGGAGGGCGAGCCCGATCAGCGTGCGCTGGAACAGCTGACACGGGGAGTGACGCTCAAGGACGGACTGACGCGCCCCGCGCGGGTGTCACGGATAGCGACCCCTGACCTGTGGTTGCGCGACCCGCCGATAAGAGTGCGCAAGACCGTGCCTGACAGTTGGCTGCAGATATCTATTCACGAAGGGCGCAATCGACAGGTCCGCCGCATGACTGCCGCAGTTGGCCATCCCACGCTGCGATTGGTGCGCGTAAGCATCGGCCAGTGGACAGTTGACGGCCTGCCACCCGGCCATTTCAGCGAACTGGAGGCGCGCTTGCCAGTCAAAAACAGACGCGGGAGACGTTAA
- a CDS encoding HpcH/HpaI aldolase/citrate lyase family protein: MKIRPRRSLLYMPGSNARALDKARSLPADGLILDLEDAVAPDAKELAREQIGTALAEGGYGHRELIVRINGLDTEWGHDDIAAVSGFATAPDGLLVPKINFASDVTDAIAAIDGAGCSKNIGIWLMAETPHCMLNIGEIAAAHPRVVGMVMGTSDLSKDTRVRHTRDRLGFIGALNLCVYAARAHELTIIDGVQLDLEDEEMLRYSCEQGRDLGFDGKSLIHPKQIAVTNGTFAPDAAEITAARDVIAGFEEAQAQGKAVVVVKGRLVENLHVEEARRQLALAEAIEQMT; the protein is encoded by the coding sequence ATGAAGATCAGGCCTCGCCGCTCGCTGTTATATATGCCGGGGTCCAATGCCCGGGCTCTGGATAAGGCCCGGTCGTTACCTGCAGACGGCTTGATCCTCGATCTTGAGGACGCCGTGGCGCCCGATGCCAAGGAACTGGCGCGAGAGCAGATCGGTACGGCGTTGGCGGAAGGAGGCTATGGCCATCGCGAGCTTATCGTAAGGATTAATGGACTCGATACCGAATGGGGGCATGACGATATCGCCGCGGTCAGTGGCTTCGCTACGGCCCCCGATGGTTTGCTGGTTCCCAAAATCAATTTTGCAAGCGATGTTACCGACGCTATCGCGGCCATTGATGGAGCTGGTTGCTCAAAGAACATTGGCATCTGGCTGATGGCGGAAACACCCCATTGCATGCTGAATATCGGTGAAATCGCCGCAGCGCATCCTCGCGTCGTCGGCATGGTAATGGGCACATCGGATCTGTCGAAAGATACGCGGGTTCGCCATACCCGCGATCGCCTCGGCTTTATCGGTGCGTTAAACCTCTGCGTGTATGCCGCGCGGGCTCACGAGTTGACCATAATCGATGGCGTACAACTGGATCTCGAAGACGAGGAAATGCTCCGCTACTCCTGCGAGCAAGGGCGGGATCTTGGCTTCGACGGCAAAAGTTTGATACACCCCAAACAAATCGCTGTCACCAACGGCACCTTCGCACCCGACGCGGCGGAGATCACTGCAGCGCGTGATGTAATCGCTGGCTTTGAAGAAGCGCAAGCGCAGGGTAAGGCCGTCGTTGTGGTCAAGGGTCGGCTTGTTGAAAATCTGCATGTAGAAGAAGCTCGGCGGCAACTTGCGTTGGCGGAAGCAATCGAACAAATGACCTGA